From one Misgurnus anguillicaudatus chromosome 2, ASM2758022v2, whole genome shotgun sequence genomic stretch:
- the LOC129442906 gene encoding guanylate-binding protein 4 isoform X3: MSSAIHMPAPVCLIENDDSGNLSVRKEGKDILDMINGPVVVVSVVGLYRTGKSYLMNRLAGQQSGFALGNTVESKTKGIWMWCVPHPSMPGHTLVLLDTEGLGDVKKGDSKNDSWIFCLAVLLSSTLVYNSRGTIDDYAVQKLHYVAELAEQIKIKSKPASEEDEEEEENFQFVCFFPLFVWAVRDFTLDLVINGQKATEDGYLNYALGLKKGAGKKISDYNMPRECIRSYFPSRKCFVFPSPASPENMGCLESLQEQDLVPGFREATRNFCEYIFVKSAVKKLKGGHTVTGKMLGQLAHIYVKTINDGQVPCLENAVLALANLENQSAVEEALKVYKNGMEEIKSKFPVGMDSITIVHQKCSSLANSEFMKRSFKDDKAEYISKLKAEAVLNEFLNERGPEANTILHADKQLTENDRKIQEEKEKAALLEQKCKEEEERRIESERMRQAEQERQEDRMRQMQEKFNKEMEQQREEMDRAMDSKLKEQEELLKKGFKEKAELLNEEIKSLQKEKESINAGGIFKDYVMPLLSTGADLLSSLIMHKSIAKGLKALKGK, encoded by the exons ATGTCTTCTGCTATACACATGCCTGCTCCTGTGTGTCTCATTGAAAATGATGACAGTGGGAACCTGAGTGTCAGGAAAGAGGGCAAAGACATTCTGGATATGATCAATGGACCAGTGGTGGTGGTGTCTGTAGTGGGACTCTACCGTACAGGAAAATCTTATCTTATGAACCGCCTAGCAGGACAACAGTCAG GCTTTGCTCTCGGCAATACTGTTGAATCAAAGACCAAAGGCATCTGGATGTGGTGCGTCCCTCACCCGTCTATGCCAGGACACACACTGGTGCTACTGGACACAGAAGGACTTGGTGACgtgaaaaagggaga CTCTAAAAATGATAGCTGGATCTTCTGTCTGGCGGTTTTGCTCAGCAGCACCCTGGTGTACAACAGCAGAGGAACCATTGATGATTATGCAGTGCAAAAGCTCCA CTACGTTGCAGAGCTCGCTGAGCAGATCAAGATTAAATCAAAACCTGCATCAGAAGAAGATGAAGAGGAGGAAGAAAATTttcagtttgtgtgttttttcccaTTATTTGTCTGGGCGGTGAGAGATTTCACGTTGGATTTGGTAATTAACGGACAGAAGGCAACAGAGGATGGGTACCTTAACTATGCTCTTGGGCTGAAGAAAG GTGCGGGTAAGAAAATAAGTGACTACAACATGCCCCGTGAATGTATCCGGAGTTATTTTCCTTCCCGGAAGTGTTTCGTGTTCCCATCTCCAGCCTCACCGGAAAACATGGGATGTTTAGAGAGCCTTCAAGAGCAGGACCTTGTGCCAGGTTTTCGGGAGGCCACACGTAATTTCTGTGAATACATCTTCGTCAAGAGTGCTGTGAAAAAACTGAAAGGAGGTCACACTGTTACTGGAAAAA TGCTTGGTCAGCTGGCTCACATTTATGTCAAGACAATCAATGATGGTCAAGTGCCCTGTCTGGAAAATGCAGTGCTTGCTCTTGCAAATCTGGAGAACCAGTCAGCTGTTGAAGaagctttaaaagtgtataagaATGGGATGGAAgag ATAAAGAGTAAGTTCCCAGTTGGCATGGACAGTATTACCATTGTGCACCAGAAGTGCAGCAGTCTGGCTAATTCTGAATTCATGAAACGCTCCTTTAAAGATGATAAAGCAGAATATATTAGTAAACTGAAG GCTGAAGCTGTGCTGAATGAGTTTTTGAATGAGAGAGGACCTGAAGCAAACACCATCCTTCACGCTGACAAACAACTCACTGAAAATGACAGAAAGATCCAAG AGGAGAAAGAGAAGGCTGCTCTGCTTGAACAGAAGTGTAAAGAGGAAGAGGAGAGGCGAATCGAGAGTGAACGAATGAGGCAGGCAGAGCAAGAGCGTCAGGAGGACAGAATGAGGCAGATGCAGGAGAAGTTCAACAAGGAGATGGAGCAACAGCGCGAAGAGATGGACAGAGCTATGGACAGCAAACTGAAGGAACAGGAAGAGCTCCTAAAAAAAGGCTTTAAGGAGAAAGCTGAACTCCTTAATGAAGAGATCAAGAGTttacaaaaagaaaaagaatCGATAAATGCCGGTGGCATTTTTAAAGATTATGTAATGCCACTTCTCAGCACAGGCGCGGACCTGCTTTCCAGCCTCATCATGCACAAATCAATAGCGAAAGGTCTCAAAGCATTAAAAGGAAAATAA
- the LOC129442906 gene encoding guanylate-binding protein 1 isoform X1, which produces MSSAIHMPAPVCLIENDDSGNLSVRKEGKDILDMINGPVVVVSVVGLYRTGKSYLMNRLAGQQSGFALGNTVESKTKGIWMWCVPHPSMPGHTLVLLDTEGLGDVKKGDSKNDSWIFCLAVLLSSTLVYNSRGTIDDYAVQKLHYVAELAEQIKIKSKPASEEDEEEEENFQFVCFFPLFVWAVRDFTLDLVINGQKATEDGYLNYALGLKKGAGKKISDYNMPRECIRSYFPSRKCFVFPSPASPENMGCLESLQEQDLVPGFREATRNFCEYIFVKSAVKKLKGGHTVTGKMLGQLAHIYVKTINDGQVPCLENAVLALANLENQSAVEEALKVYKNGMEEIKSKFPVGMDSITIVHQKCSSLANSEFMKRSFKDDKAEYISKLKEEIDIYYAALLAKNETASEEKCKELLKKLFSYMSERLQNGAYSQPGGYEVYCRDRDDIIAQYRKEPNKGVGAEAVLNEFLNERGPEANTILHADKQLTENDRKIQEEKEKAALLEQKCKEEEERRIESERMRQAEQERQEDRMRQMQEKFNKEMEQQREEMDRAMDSKLKEQEELLKKGFKEKAELLNEEIKSLQKEKESINAGGIFKDYVMPLLSTGADLLSSLIMHKSIAKGLKALKGK; this is translated from the exons ATGTCTTCTGCTATACACATGCCTGCTCCTGTGTGTCTCATTGAAAATGATGACAGTGGGAACCTGAGTGTCAGGAAAGAGGGCAAAGACATTCTGGATATGATCAATGGACCAGTGGTGGTGGTGTCTGTAGTGGGACTCTACCGTACAGGAAAATCTTATCTTATGAACCGCCTAGCAGGACAACAGTCAG GCTTTGCTCTCGGCAATACTGTTGAATCAAAGACCAAAGGCATCTGGATGTGGTGCGTCCCTCACCCGTCTATGCCAGGACACACACTGGTGCTACTGGACACAGAAGGACTTGGTGACgtgaaaaagggaga CTCTAAAAATGATAGCTGGATCTTCTGTCTGGCGGTTTTGCTCAGCAGCACCCTGGTGTACAACAGCAGAGGAACCATTGATGATTATGCAGTGCAAAAGCTCCA CTACGTTGCAGAGCTCGCTGAGCAGATCAAGATTAAATCAAAACCTGCATCAGAAGAAGATGAAGAGGAGGAAGAAAATTttcagtttgtgtgttttttcccaTTATTTGTCTGGGCGGTGAGAGATTTCACGTTGGATTTGGTAATTAACGGACAGAAGGCAACAGAGGATGGGTACCTTAACTATGCTCTTGGGCTGAAGAAAG GTGCGGGTAAGAAAATAAGTGACTACAACATGCCCCGTGAATGTATCCGGAGTTATTTTCCTTCCCGGAAGTGTTTCGTGTTCCCATCTCCAGCCTCACCGGAAAACATGGGATGTTTAGAGAGCCTTCAAGAGCAGGACCTTGTGCCAGGTTTTCGGGAGGCCACACGTAATTTCTGTGAATACATCTTCGTCAAGAGTGCTGTGAAAAAACTGAAAGGAGGTCACACTGTTACTGGAAAAA TGCTTGGTCAGCTGGCTCACATTTATGTCAAGACAATCAATGATGGTCAAGTGCCCTGTCTGGAAAATGCAGTGCTTGCTCTTGCAAATCTGGAGAACCAGTCAGCTGTTGAAGaagctttaaaagtgtataagaATGGGATGGAAgag ATAAAGAGTAAGTTCCCAGTTGGCATGGACAGTATTACCATTGTGCACCAGAAGTGCAGCAGTCTGGCTAATTCTGAATTCATGAAACGCTCCTTTAAAGATGATAAAGCAGAATATATTAGTAAACTGAAG GAGGAGATAGATATTTACTATGCAGCTCTGCTTGCTAAGAATGAGACGGCATCTGAAGAAAAGTGCAAAGAGCTGTTAAAGAAACTGTTCTCTTACATGAGTGAACGACTGCAGAATGGAGCATACAGTCAACCTGGAGGATATGAAGTCTACTGCAGAGACAGAGATGACATCATTGCACAGTACCGCAAAGAACCAAACAAAGGAGTAGGG GCTGAAGCTGTGCTGAATGAGTTTTTGAATGAGAGAGGACCTGAAGCAAACACCATCCTTCACGCTGACAAACAACTCACTGAAAATGACAGAAAGATCCAAG AGGAGAAAGAGAAGGCTGCTCTGCTTGAACAGAAGTGTAAAGAGGAAGAGGAGAGGCGAATCGAGAGTGAACGAATGAGGCAGGCAGAGCAAGAGCGTCAGGAGGACAGAATGAGGCAGATGCAGGAGAAGTTCAACAAGGAGATGGAGCAACAGCGCGAAGAGATGGACAGAGCTATGGACAGCAAACTGAAGGAACAGGAAGAGCTCCTAAAAAAAGGCTTTAAGGAGAAAGCTGAACTCCTTAATGAAGAGATCAAGAGTttacaaaaagaaaaagaatCGATAAATGCCGGTGGCATTTTTAAAGATTATGTAATGCCACTTCTCAGCACAGGCGCGGACCTGCTTTCCAGCCTCATCATGCACAAATCAATAGCGAAAGGTCTCAAAGCATTAAAAGGAAAATAA